Proteins from a genomic interval of Streptomyces sp. NBC_01445:
- a CDS encoding class I SAM-dependent methyltransferase, with protein MTVSAQQQYDEIGEAFEGFKALPLAQYGEVPGFLSMVGDVRGKSVLDLASGTGFYSREFKRRGATEVLGIDISGEMVAVAEKLEQRDPLGVRYEVGDVSQLRPLGRRFDIATAVQLLNYAEDIAAFEQMGRNVHRNLAPGAEFFLLNQTPDYRFDGPSLDKYGFRSELTGEEAETGPRVQISALLDPPVGPISFVTTCPRREVYEECLRAAGFGEVTWVPLKVSDAGVREFGADFWADFLANPPLEMLRCRA; from the coding sequence ATCACGGTGAGCGCGCAGCAGCAGTACGACGAGATCGGTGAGGCGTTCGAGGGGTTCAAGGCCCTGCCGCTGGCACAGTACGGGGAGGTGCCCGGCTTCCTGAGCATGGTCGGGGATGTGCGCGGCAAGTCGGTCCTCGACCTGGCCTCCGGTACCGGCTTCTACAGCAGGGAGTTCAAGCGGCGCGGCGCCACGGAGGTGCTCGGAATCGACATCTCCGGTGAAATGGTCGCCGTGGCCGAGAAGTTGGAGCAGCGCGATCCGCTGGGCGTGCGCTACGAGGTGGGAGATGTGTCCCAACTGCGGCCCCTCGGACGGCGCTTCGACATCGCCACGGCCGTCCAGCTGCTCAACTACGCCGAGGACATCGCCGCCTTCGAGCAGATGGGCCGCAACGTGCACCGCAACCTGGCGCCCGGCGCCGAGTTCTTCCTGCTCAACCAGACACCCGACTACCGCTTCGACGGGCCGTCCCTCGACAAGTACGGCTTCCGCTCCGAGCTGACCGGCGAGGAGGCCGAGACCGGCCCGCGCGTCCAGATCTCGGCGCTGCTCGACCCGCCGGTCGGGCCGATCTCGTTCGTCACCACGTGCCCGCGCCGCGAGGTCTACGAAGAGTGCCTGCGGGCGGCCGGGTTCGGCGAGGTGACCTGGGTCCCGCTGAAGGTGTCCGACGCCGGCGTGCGCGAGTTCGGCGCGGACTTCTGGGCGGACTTCCTCGCCAACCCCCCGCTGGAGATGCTTCGCTGCCGCGCCTGA
- a CDS encoding NmrA family NAD(P)-binding protein yields the protein MIVVTGATGKLGRQIVESLLTHVPADRVGVSVRDPQKAQDLADRGVRVRQGSFSDAAGLAHAFEGASQVLIVSVDKMGEEAVRQHRAAIEGAVAAGARRILYTSHMGASTTSHFEPCRDHAATEEALRTCGVPYTALRNGFYATSALQFLGHGLESGEAELPADGPVSWTAHADLADAAAAVLADEGRFDGPTPPLTAAQALTFDDIAGIASEAQGRSVKRITTPDDAFREQLVGHGIPAEAADQLLGVFTASRAGEFATVDPTLADLIGREPTPLSTVLREHLGGN from the coding sequence ATGATCGTCGTGACCGGAGCGACCGGAAAGCTCGGGCGTCAGATCGTCGAGAGCCTGCTGACACACGTACCCGCGGACCGGGTCGGCGTCAGTGTCCGCGACCCGCAGAAGGCGCAGGACCTCGCGGACCGGGGAGTACGTGTACGGCAAGGCAGTTTCAGCGACGCGGCCGGTCTCGCTCACGCCTTCGAGGGCGCCTCGCAAGTGCTGATCGTCTCCGTCGACAAGATGGGCGAGGAGGCCGTGCGGCAGCATCGCGCCGCAATCGAGGGCGCGGTCGCGGCGGGCGCCCGGCGCATCCTCTACACCAGCCACATGGGCGCGAGCACCACGTCGCATTTCGAGCCCTGCCGCGACCACGCCGCCACCGAAGAGGCCCTGCGGACCTGCGGTGTGCCGTACACCGCGCTGCGCAACGGCTTCTACGCCACGAGCGCGCTGCAGTTCCTGGGGCATGGGCTGGAGTCCGGTGAGGCAGAACTCCCCGCGGACGGGCCGGTGAGCTGGACCGCGCACGCCGACCTCGCCGACGCGGCGGCCGCCGTCCTCGCCGACGAGGGCCGCTTCGACGGCCCGACCCCGCCGCTCACCGCCGCGCAGGCGCTGACCTTCGACGACATCGCCGGCATCGCGTCGGAAGCGCAAGGCCGCAGCGTCAAGAGGATCACGACACCTGATGACGCGTTCCGCGAGCAGCTCGTGGGCCACGGCATCCCCGCCGAGGCTGCCGACCAGCTGCTCGGCGTCTTCACCGCCAGCCGCGCGGGCGAGTTCGCAACAGTCGACCCAACGCTCGCCGACCTGATCGGGCGCGAACCCACCCCCCTGAGCACGGTGTTGCGCGAGCACCTGGGCGGCAACTGA
- a CDS encoding HGxxPAAW family protein, translated as MNGHLDGHLDGHLNRRLERHPSGQLGGQLTAHRHDEGHTVAGWAGFAVATAGAIVTGLGICGWRPGIWLGICALAVAALVTWGLHLTGWGKPPGPRPSGLRGRDRAARDGHADCLGCRLAGRRGVPIRPESAPEPTVTPAQTPPPADL; from the coding sequence ATGAACGGACATCTCGACGGGCATCTGGACGGACACCTGAACAGGCGGCTGGAGAGGCATCCCAGCGGGCAGCTCGGCGGGCAGCTCACCGCGCACCGCCACGACGAGGGGCACACCGTCGCCGGGTGGGCCGGCTTCGCGGTTGCCACGGCCGGGGCGATCGTCACCGGGCTCGGCATCTGCGGCTGGCGCCCGGGGATCTGGCTGGGGATCTGCGCCCTGGCCGTGGCGGCGCTGGTCACATGGGGTCTGCACCTCACGGGCTGGGGCAAGCCGCCGGGCCCGCGACCTTCGGGCCTCAGAGGCCGGGACCGCGCCGCGCGCGACGGGCACGCGGACTGCCTCGGGTGCCGACTGGCGGGACGACGCGGCGTTCCGATACGCCCGGAATCCGCCCCCGAACCCACCGTCACACCCGCACAAACACCGCCCCCCGCCGACCTCTGA
- a CDS encoding ArsR/SmtB family transcription factor, translated as MDQAFKALADPTRRRLLDRLREHNGQTLRELCDRLDMARQSATQHLDILERAGLVTVVRRGRERLHYLNPAPIHEIEERWISEFDKPRLQAISAIRNQAEEYAMTSGSASVPSYVYVTYIRASAEQVWQALTDADLTARYWGHANVSDWEPGSAWEHRRVDGSGAVDVVGQVLKAEPPTRLVITFEDTPDAQAPRDPSVVTFLVEPHEDIVRLTVTHENLPNTEMLNGISQGWPAVLANLKSLLETGEVLPQAPWDMAGTHA; from the coding sequence ATGGACCAGGCATTCAAGGCGCTGGCCGACCCCACCCGGCGGCGGCTGCTCGACCGTCTGCGCGAGCACAACGGCCAGACGTTGCGCGAGCTGTGCGACCGCCTGGACATGGCGCGCCAGTCGGCCACCCAGCATCTCGACATCCTCGAGCGGGCCGGCCTCGTGACCGTCGTCCGGCGCGGACGCGAACGGCTTCACTACCTCAATCCGGCCCCGATCCACGAGATCGAGGAACGCTGGATCTCCGAGTTCGACAAGCCCCGGCTGCAAGCGATCAGTGCCATCAGGAACCAGGCAGAGGAGTACGCCATGACCAGCGGATCAGCATCCGTACCGTCCTACGTCTACGTCACCTACATCCGGGCCAGTGCGGAGCAGGTGTGGCAGGCGCTGACGGACGCAGACCTGACAGCGCGCTACTGGGGACACGCCAACGTCTCCGACTGGGAGCCGGGCTCGGCCTGGGAGCACCGGCGCGTCGACGGATCGGGGGCCGTCGACGTCGTCGGTCAGGTCCTCAAGGCCGAGCCGCCGACGCGCCTGGTCATCACGTTCGAGGACACCCCGGACGCCCAGGCGCCGCGCGACCCGTCCGTCGTCACCTTCCTCGTCGAGCCGCACGAAGACATCGTCCGGCTCACCGTGACCCACGAGAACCTTCCCAACACGGAGATGCTGAACGGCATTTCACAGGGATGGCCGGCCGTCCTGGCGAACCTCAAGTCGCTGCTCGAGACCGGCGAGGTGCTCCCGCAGGCACCGTGGGACATGGCCGGCACGCACGCCTGA
- a CDS encoding TetR/AcrR family transcriptional regulator, whose product MIEAAADLLAREGRDAVTTRAVAVAAGLQPPAIYRLFGDKDGLLEAVAEHGFAKFLAGKTVAPHPQDPIEDLRAGWDLAVEFGLDNPALYTLMYSEPTTTSSAAFEAGMKILMGRIRRLAAGGWLRVDEELAAMIIHATARGAVLTWLSLPDEQRNPALLTTLRESMVATVTNQEPAVQAAGPAGAARALRAALPEQTSLSGAEQRLLTEWLERLAADG is encoded by the coding sequence GTGATCGAGGCCGCCGCCGACCTGCTGGCGCGCGAGGGTCGTGACGCGGTCACGACGCGCGCTGTCGCTGTCGCCGCCGGCCTGCAACCGCCCGCTATCTACCGGCTGTTCGGCGACAAGGACGGACTGCTCGAAGCGGTGGCCGAGCACGGTTTCGCCAAGTTCCTCGCGGGCAAGACCGTGGCGCCCCATCCGCAGGACCCCATCGAGGATCTGAGGGCCGGCTGGGATCTGGCCGTCGAGTTCGGGCTGGACAACCCCGCGCTGTACACGTTGATGTACAGCGAACCCACGACCACTTCGTCGGCCGCGTTCGAGGCTGGCATGAAGATCCTCATGGGGCGGATCCGGCGGCTGGCCGCCGGCGGATGGCTGCGGGTCGACGAGGAGCTCGCCGCCATGATCATCCATGCCACGGCGCGCGGCGCGGTCCTCACCTGGCTGTCACTGCCCGACGAACAGCGCAATCCGGCCCTGTTGACCACGCTTCGAGAGTCCATGGTCGCCACCGTCACCAACCAGGAACCGGCTGTGCAGGCCGCGGGCCCGGCCGGCGCCGCGCGCGCCCTGCGTGCCGCGCTGCCCGAACAGACAAGCCTCAGCGGAGCGGAGCAGCGCCTGCTGACCGAGTGGCTGGAACGTCTCGCCGCCGACGGCTGA
- a CDS encoding carbonic anhydrase, which translates to MDTAASPDRRLLLAGALASATVALAGCTPTKAVTAPTSSSTTSMPRPSTPAAAFARLMEGNKRWVSGDLQHPDRDPDRRELVAQQQEPYGSVLSCIDSRVPPELLFDTGLGDLYVMRTGGEAVGPVVTGSVEYGPMTSGTPLIVVLGHQRCGAVKAAYESLRDDKPLPGNLQAIVEALQPAYKQAVREGGGDPVETMARAQVTLTANELRTNNDLAPLVKKGDLAVVGAYYSLDTGKVEVLAGAPS; encoded by the coding sequence ATGGACACAGCAGCATCTCCGGACCGCAGACTTCTGCTCGCCGGGGCACTCGCGAGCGCCACGGTCGCGCTGGCGGGGTGCACACCGACCAAAGCCGTCACAGCACCGACCAGCAGCAGCACCACGTCGATGCCGAGGCCCTCCACGCCCGCGGCGGCATTCGCGAGACTGATGGAGGGCAACAAGCGCTGGGTGAGCGGAGACCTCCAGCACCCCGACCGGGATCCGGACCGGCGTGAGCTAGTGGCTCAGCAACAGGAGCCGTACGGGTCGGTCCTCTCGTGCATCGACTCCCGCGTACCGCCCGAGCTGCTCTTCGACACCGGGCTCGGCGACCTCTACGTCATGCGCACGGGCGGCGAGGCGGTAGGGCCCGTCGTCACCGGATCCGTCGAGTACGGGCCCATGACGAGCGGCACCCCGCTCATCGTGGTCCTCGGCCATCAGCGCTGCGGAGCCGTCAAGGCGGCGTACGAGTCCCTGCGCGACGACAAGCCGCTGCCGGGCAACCTGCAGGCGATCGTCGAGGCTCTGCAACCGGCATACAAGCAGGCAGTCCGCGAGGGCGGCGGCGACCCGGTCGAGACCATGGCCCGCGCGCAGGTCACCTTGACCGCGAACGAACTGCGCACCAACAACGACCTCGCCCCTCTCGTGAAGAAGGGGGATCTCGCCGTCGTGGGCGCCTACTACTCACTC
- a CDS encoding TetR/AcrR family transcriptional regulator → MVSMSNARGRPRTFDRDAALWAAIRLFWERGFEATSLGELTVAMGIRPGSLYAAFGDKKALFREAVEVYGRSPMGSFPARALAEEPTARGAVSRILREAAAVYADPSHPPGCLAISAATNVTVHDEEIAKFLRDVRNTGVAAIEERLRRAEGEGELQAGTDASALASYFATIVQGLSQRARDGADAHELSQVAELALVAWPSGD, encoded by the coding sequence ATGGTCAGCATGAGCAATGCACGAGGACGTCCGCGCACGTTCGACCGGGACGCGGCGCTGTGGGCGGCCATCCGGCTGTTCTGGGAGCGCGGCTTCGAGGCGACGTCCCTGGGGGAGCTGACGGTGGCGATGGGCATCCGCCCGGGCAGCCTCTACGCGGCGTTCGGCGACAAGAAGGCGCTCTTCAGGGAGGCCGTCGAGGTGTACGGGCGGTCGCCGATGGGGTCCTTCCCGGCGCGTGCGCTGGCCGAGGAGCCGACGGCCCGCGGAGCCGTGTCGCGGATCCTGCGTGAGGCGGCGGCGGTCTACGCGGATCCGTCCCACCCGCCGGGCTGCCTGGCCATCAGCGCGGCCACCAACGTCACCGTGCATGACGAGGAGATCGCGAAGTTCCTGCGCGACGTGCGCAACACGGGCGTCGCCGCCATCGAGGAGCGGCTGCGCCGGGCTGAGGGAGAAGGGGAGCTGCAGGCTGGGACCGATGCGTCGGCCCTGGCGTCCTACTTCGCCACGATCGTGCAGGGACTCTCGCAGCGCGCGCGGGACGGAGCTGATGCGCATGAGCTGTCCCAGGTGGCCGAGCTGGCGCTGGTCGCGTGGCCGAGCGGCGATTGA